In Turicibacter sanguinis, a genomic segment contains:
- a CDS encoding DUF2975 domain-containing protein, protein MKKLAKYLDLFLKVGFWVLIILSPLMIITMVGVGTLMNNPAIPDTLKLETNFVYHGLSFVMNSNLDNYNYMSWLSVIELLIGNSVLLYNIVQIRGILAGVLEDNPFSKQIIKCVKKLAYGIIIGSLIFSTTQAIINYLSLNHLNILESLYQAGIEVNYTFNIFENSLIVEGLLVLLLVHVFQYGLQLQEEYDATL, encoded by the coding sequence ATGAAGAAGTTAGCTAAGTATTTAGATTTATTTTTAAAGGTTGGTTTTTGGGTTTTAATTATTCTTAGTCCGCTAATGATTATCACGATGGTCGGAGTTGGAACTTTGATGAATAATCCAGCTATTCCTGATACTTTAAAATTAGAAACAAATTTTGTTTATCATGGATTAAGCTTTGTGATGAATTCAAATCTGGATAACTATAATTATATGTCATGGCTATCGGTCATTGAATTATTAATTGGAAATAGTGTCTTGTTATATAATATAGTTCAAATTAGAGGGATTTTAGCTGGGGTATTAGAAGATAATCCATTTAGTAAACAAATAATTAAATGTGTTAAAAAGTTAGCATATGGAATTATAATCGGAAGTCTTATCTTTTCAACTACACAAGCCATTATAAATTATTTATCACTAAATCATTTAAATATTTTAGAATCACTTTATCAAGCAGGAATTGAAGTAAATTATACCTTTAATATTTTTGAAAACTCACTCATTGTGGAAGGGTTGTTAGTTTTACTATTAGTACATGTCTTTCAATACGGACTTCAGTTACAAGAAGAATATGATGCTACACTTTAA
- a CDS encoding helix-turn-helix domain-containing protein, producing MMAIITRLDRMLADRKMHLSELADRVGVSIVNLSNLKTGKVKAIRFSTLNAICKELNCQPGDILEYTDED from the coding sequence ATGATGGCCATTATAACAAGACTTGATCGGATGCTTGCAGATCGAAAAATGCATTTATCGGAACTTGCAGACCGAGTAGGTGTATCTATTGTTAATTTATCAAATTTAAAAACAGGTAAAGTTAAAGCAATCCGATTCTCCACTTTAAATGCGATTTGCAAGGAATTGAATTGCCAACCTGGAGATATATTAGAGTATACGGATGAAGATTAA
- a CDS encoding ArsR/SmtB family transcription factor, translating into MSKEEMIVDLFKCIGNPTRYKILKVLCERPLCVNKLNEAVGYSQPNISQHLKLMRMSGIVTCSKNGMNICYQIADDDIIKLLELAEDIVLKQRNRT; encoded by the coding sequence ATGTCTAAAGAAGAGATGATTGTTGATTTATTTAAATGTATCGGGAATCCGACGCGATATAAAATTTTAAAAGTATTGTGTGAGCGTCCTTTATGTGTAAATAAATTAAATGAAGCAGTGGGTTATTCGCAACCTAATATCTCTCAACATTTAAAACTAATGAGAATGTCTGGGATTGTGACATGTTCTAAAAATGGAATGAATATTTGTTATCAGATTGCGGATGACGACATCATAAAGTTGTTAGAATTGGCAGAAGATATTGTTTTGAAACAACGAAATAGAACATAA
- the trxA gene encoding thioredoxin, whose protein sequence is MIEIKNNEFRSKIEDGIVLVDFYAQWCGPCRMISPVLEQLHEEYDGKVKFVKVDIDVNPETAKEYGVMSIPNLLIFKDGELADRLLGFKPKQTLQQWINNYL, encoded by the coding sequence GTGATTGAAATTAAAAATAATGAATTTAGATCAAAAATTGAAGATGGGATTGTTTTAGTTGATTTTTATGCACAGTGGTGTGGACCATGTCGTATGATTAGTCCAGTACTTGAGCAATTACATGAAGAATACGATGGAAAAGTTAAATTTGTAAAAGTTGATATCGATGTGAATCCGGAAACAGCAAAAGAATATGGAGTCATGAGTATTCCTAACTTATTAATCTTTAAAGATGGGGAGTTAGCAGATCGTTTATTAGGATTTAAGCCGAAACAAACCTTACAACAATGGATTAACAATTATTTATAA
- a CDS encoding pyridoxamine 5'-phosphate oxidase family protein, producing the protein MVPVTYRYLTCNEIHNLLDNASYCLLGLSYNADDNSSSTRSSSSFTRSSSSSSRSSSSSSGSRDVDPRDNQPYVVPMCYCYTESDGEYTFTLYTYNEGMKWEFLESNPKICLEFNWRNPDGVKSVIAMGRAEIHHSDTCVRTGKKLKRIVLRTRNVTGRKYYNLNNLR; encoded by the coding sequence ATGGTGCCAGTAACATATCGCTATTTAACTTGCAATGAAATTCATAACTTATTAGACAATGCTTCTTATTGCTTGTTGGGCTTATCTTATAATGCTGATGATAATAGTTCTAGTACACGTTCTTCAAGTTCGTTTACTAGAAGTTCAAGTTCTTCAAGTCGAAGCTCTAGTTCTTCGAGTGGGTCTCGAGATGTAGATCCTCGAGATAATCAACCTTACGTTGTTCCAATGTGTTATTGCTATACAGAATCGGATGGAGAATATACATTTACTCTTTATACTTATAATGAAGGAATGAAATGGGAGTTCTTAGAGAGCAACCCAAAAATCTGTCTAGAATTTAATTGGCGTAATCCAGATGGAGTAAAAAGTGTGATTGCTATGGGGCGAGCTGAGATTCATCATTCGGATACCTGTGTTCGAACAGGTAAAAAATTAAAAAGAATTGTGCTAAGAACAAGAAATGTAACCGGTAGAAAATATTATAATCTCAACAATTTGCGTTAA